The Magnetococcales bacterium genome includes the window GATTGCCGGAACTCAGCACCGTCAGGGCGCGATTGGCCCGGAACAGGGCCCGGTCCCCGGCCACCAGCCGCTCTTCGCGCTCCTGCAGGGCCGTGGCCATTTCGTCGAAGCCGCGTGCCAGTTGCCCGATCTCCGCCCCGTCGTGGGGCAGCCCGGTGCGGGCCGAAAGATCCCCCTCGCCGAAGCGGCGCGTCGCCCGGTCAGGGTGCGCAACGGCTTCAGGACCAGCCCTTCGCTGCCGAACCAGGCCAGAAGGGCCATCAGCAGGCCCAGGCCCAGCATGGCCCCCATGTTGCGCCCCGGTTGCTGCCTGATCAGCGCGTTGAGAGTGACCCGGGGAATCCCGACGCGCACGTAGGAACACGACCCCGGTGTATCGAAATGCAGCAGGGGATGAATGGCGTTGAGGCGCAGCACCCCGTCATCGCCGCGAAATTCGAAATAGCCCTGACAGCCTTGTTGAAGCAGGGCATCGATATGACCCTTTTCCAGGGCCGGTTTGCCCATCACCTCGGGATGGGGGTCGGGATGCCGCGCCAGCACCGTGCCCTGGGAGTCCACCATCGACATGCGGGTGCCGTCGGGCAGCGGCAGACCGGCGGCCAGTGTTTCGAACCAGGAGAGGGCCAGCGGCGAAAATACCACCTTCCGCAACGCGCCATCCTCGCCGTAAAGCGGCAGGGCCACGTTGATCACCGGAACCTTGGCCAAAAGCCCCGGGCGATAGTCCCCCACGGCGAAACCGCGTGTGGCCACGGCGCGTTTGAACCATTCCCGATCGGAAAAATTGATGGGGGCGTCGAATGGCACGGCGCTGCACTGCAGATTGCCCCGGGCATCCACCACGCCGATGTCGGCATGCAGCGGATTCTGCTGTCGCAATCGCGCCATCGTCTCGTTGCACGCTTCCCCCGGAACCGGGTCGCGCACGATGGGCAGGTTGGAGAGGATGTTCAGCATCAGCCGGGCATTGGCCACAAGCCGACCCTGCTCCTCGGCCACGAAGACGGCCAACTGCCGGGTCTGCCGTTCGGCTTCCGCCTTGGCCGTGACCCACTCTTCCCAGTAGGAATATCCGAGCAGACCGAAGGCGGGAAGCACCGTCAGCGCGACGAACAATAACAAACGTCCTCGCAAGGTCAGGCCTGTGTCGGGTGCGAACATTCCGGCCTCCGCAAACATCTAAAATAATGTATGCATGGCGTGAAGTTACAAATTTTAAGGTTATCGCTCTTTTACTGTATAAATAAATTTTTTACACGGAGATCATACGAATTTCAACCCTGTTCGTCAACTCAATAGTTACGGAATTTCCTGGGCTTCCGGGGGGAGACGCGCCTTGGGTGTTGGGGGATGCCAATGCAAATCGTTATTTTATATTTATGGAAGGATCCGTTTGATGTGTGCGGAATATATCATTCATCAGTGTCGTTCGTTATACAAACGAATCTGATTCGTGTTATCATTCCGTCTTCTGTCGCCAGCGCGGTATTCGGAGAAGATTGATGCGTTGTGAAACGAGTATGGGCGGGAAGGCCGGATGCGGCATTGCTCCGGTGTCAGCGGCGTGGAGTGTGATGGGGTGTCGGGAGGGGATACGGGAGGATAGACGGGGGTCCGGGGGGGATTATCCCCACCGGACCCCGGTATTTCGGACCGATGGCCTTATCCTTCTTTCAGATCACGCCTTCCAACCCTTTCCGTTCCAGGAGATCCAGCAGCTTTCGCGACGGTCCTCCCGGATGTTTGGCGCCGATCTCCCACTGTCGCACGGTGGAGAGGCTGGTGTTGAGCAACGAGGCCAGAACCGCCTGACTGAGCCGGTATTTCTCCCGCAGGGCGCGAATCCGTTCCCCTCCGAATTCCGGAACCGGTTCCAGGCACAGGGCCTCGTATTCCATCATCCGGCGCTTGTCGATCAATCCTCCGGCTCGAAGATCCAGCGCCGTTTGATGCAGGGCGTTCAACAGCGGACTGACCGTGCGTTTTGCATCGCTCATTTTTGGATCTCCTCCAGTCGTTCGTCCGCCAGAGCCTCCTCCAGCCGGGATTCGGTCAATCCCAGCAGATCGGAGGACAGGGCTTGCAGTGCCGCAAGTTCCCGAGGGGAAACCGTGGCGCGGTCGTTTTTCTCGAAGCCGAAAAGGAAGAACCAGTTGCCTCCCCGCCGTGTCGCAACCAGAACACGGACGCCGCCGCTCTTGCCTTGTCCGGGGGGAGCCACCCGCTTCTTGACGACACCGCCTCCCAAATCGGCGTCGATCAGACCCCGCGCCATTTCCTCCGCAGCCCGAATCAAGTCCCTGTCATCCAAAGGGGACTTGCGCAGCCAGCGAGCGAAGTATCGGGTTTTGAACAGTCGGTTCATGAGCCAACTATATCACTAAGTGTCATGGCCAGGCAAGAGACTTCCCTCCGGAGAGGCTCTTCACAACGGTCAGTGCCGGTTGACAATCGCCCTGTTTGGCCCCTGGAGGCGTTGCAATCCGGTTCGGAAGGCTTCTGTAGATTCTGATAGAGGACTACACTTTGCTTTCTCACCGTCTTGCGTCTTGCCAGGAACCTAAATCGGACGATTGTTAACACGCTCTGGCCACCCTGTGACTTCTCAACAAATCCTTGGATTATCTAACACCCGTATCCATGCGGCATTAAATCCTTATCTCGTTCATCGTTGCCCGGTTTCGACCCCTTTGCTTGCTTGAATACAACAACCCGTCCACGCGCCGATATAAATCACCATAATCGTCCTCCGGGTCAATCATGGTAACCCCCAGCGAAACCGTGGCCCGCAAGGCATTGCCTCCTTCCAAATCCAGCCGGGAACGTTCAACCAGC containing:
- a CDS encoding helix-turn-helix domain-containing protein, producing MSDAKRTVSPLLNALHQTALDLRAGGLIDKRRMMEYEALCLEPVPEFGGERIRALREKYRLSQAVLASLLNTSLSTVRQWEIGAKHPGGPSRKLLDLLERKGLEGVI
- a CDS encoding type II toxin-antitoxin system RelE/ParE family toxin, which translates into the protein MNRLFKTRYFARWLRKSPLDDRDLIRAAEEMARGLIDADLGGGVVKKRVAPPGQGKSGGVRVLVATRRGGNWFFLFGFEKNDRATVSPRELAALQALSSDLLGLTESRLEEALADERLEEIQK